A window of Emcibacter nanhaiensis genomic DNA:
CGTCGTCGCGTCCAGCGACATTTCTTTAGCAAGCTTTGCAAAACTGTTTCTGTCCTTCAGCGCATCAAGAACTTTACGGGCAGCCCCCTCATCAGAAACCACTATCTGGCTAAGCCGATATTGCTTATCGCCATTAAGTTGCCGAAGTTGATTGTAAACTTCTCTGGCATCGCTTTCCTGGACAGGATTCCTTTTAAAAAAGTATTGCCAATATGCTTGAACTAAAACTTTTCTGCGAGCCAATTCGATTTCGGTCTTAACCTGTTTATCCCCCTCCAGCTGAAGCCGAGCTACTTCCGCAAGAATTTCGTCTTGCGCCTCCAACTCGTCACTTATGCGCTGCTTCTGTTCGTCGGGCAATTGAGAAGTTAACTGCTGCCGTAGCTGCGCTGTGGTTAACACTGCATAGCCATTTTCTTTTGCTTCAAGCACTGTGATTGTCATTAACATACCCAGCACAACACTTATCAGGATCTTGGCCATCTTATTCCTCATGCTATTCCCGTCCTTTTCATTTTAGTACTTGAATCATTTGTCCTGCTATGTACTTTACTCAACATTTTCCAAGCAGCTTTCAGGTGATGGCGTCCCGTTGCGCCGCCAGCTCGGTGAGGTGCTCAAGGGAATGCAAGTGTGCATGTATCAACGACAGGACACCTTCACGTTCAAGCGTTGCAATTTCAATATCAGGCAGACATGAGATGGCAGCTTGATCTACAACATAATAACCGTTAACCCTGTATCGTGCACCTTGAGGGCTGATGACTTCCAGGCAACGCTCTACCAGAAGATCTCGTTCATCCAGATACTTGCACCACTTCTGTGTGTCGTTTTCCGCGTCGTTGCAAGCACGCAAGAAACCCAGTGCGTCACATAATGCTTGCGTGGGATCCCCTGTATCGGTAAACAGTGTCTCTCCTTCTGAATTGCTAAAATGTGGCGCGGACTCGTCGATAAGCACATGTTCACCCGCCAGTCGAAATGGGTAGGCTCTTATCGACGCTGGAACATATACGCCCCGCCAACTACTACCCTCCAAATACAGGTTCTCGTTTGCCGCAAGGCCCAGCAACACGACAGGATGAAATACACCCTGCCTTTGTAAGAATAGGACCGGATAACACAATGCTGCCTTTGCAATCTCTACTGTCGTTATTGACGCAGTATGATGACTTTCAACATGGTCATACGAGGTTATTCTCCGAAACTTTATATTCCGATGTCTGTCTGAACTTAAACCGCTCAGGTTCACGTAAGTACTCCTTCCTGGTGGTTAATATATGACTACTCTCAACTCGCTTCATTTCTCCGACGCATGACCTGCTTTGCTCAAAAGGCTACTGGACTACTGTCTTTAATCAGTCAGTTACCTATTCCCGAATTGCAATCTGACCGCATTTTTTCCCACAATAGTATCGCACCTGAGTTCAGGTTTACTCTCATAGCCGCCCCATCGATTCCCGGGCGGTACCAGATATCTTGCGTAAATGTGCCCCCACTGTCATTTATCCTGAAACACCACGGCTCGGATCGTTTCCGGGTCTACATCAAGACGGTGTTTCGCGACGACGATAGCCAACAGCAGGATATGTCGCTCGTCATATTCCGCTCTCACCTCATGCGACGCCTCTATCAGCAGCACATCATCCTTGGTAATCCCAACACGCAGCTTGGCCTCCAGGTCGCCCGGCATAGTCACTGGAACTGTGACAAAGCGAGCGCCATCCATGTCGATTGAAGGAGCTGATACATCGGGAATATCGGTCGGGGAAGCAGACCAGCGGTTGTCTTGATGCTCTACGCGGTAAGCATTCACCGCCAGCACACCATTCGACTCCAGCGTATCCCCCCGTTGAGTAAACACAGGAACGGTAATACCGAATGACTTGACACCGTGGTGCTCAATCTTGAGCTGTTGTCCGGGGTAGATTAGATCGGGATTTGTAATTTGCTCACCATTAACCGTATATATCCGCGGCCATCCCTGGGGCTCGCCGTAAACACTACTTAATCCGGCAATATCCCAAAGATTGTCGCCTTCGACAACCGTATAAATCTCGCCATCACCGATGCTCAATTCGGCGGTATCGCCTTCGATACTCAAGCTAAAAGGCTCAATTCTCTCATCGCCCTCAAAGTCAATATGCCCGCCTGTTTGGTGCTCACTAACGCTGTTTGGCATATCTGAGATGCTGTCGCCGGAATCTACAGTGAAATAACCGTCAAACCCGGATCCCTCGGAGTTCCCCTCGAATAACGGTTTCGGGGTGAACGGATCTGCGGGCCCACCTGGATCAACAGGGCCATCTGCGGGAATAGCAGGTGGATTCTCGGCACTGTAAATATCCGCCGTTGCCGCTTGATCCGGGAGCACATAGTTACCGCTATCCAGGCCCGTCAATTCCATTCTGACAATAATCGCCTTTTTATTGCCGGGGTTGGGATCCTCAAAGCTTGCACTGACATTGTTGGTATCCAGCGCTACCGAATCTCCGGCTACGATACCCGACAGGCTGCCGTAGCTACTGATCGTAGCGTCAGTATTGCCATCATAGGTCTTGTTCTCGGCCGTGATTCCAATCACCGTCAGGCTCTTCACTGTGATGTCGGCTGTCGTCGTACCAGTGGTGGCCGTCAGCGCATAGTTGCCGGCATCGGCGCCCAAAAGCGTGATGCCGCTGACGCTCACAGTCTTGTCCGTGCCTGCGTTCTTGTCACTGAAACTACCAACAAGTGCGCTCGCATCAAGGTTCAGATCATCACCGTCGACCAATCCGTCAAGCACCGCGGCAGCGATCTGCAGGACGGCATCGGTGGTGCCGTCATAAACCTTGTTGTCAGCAGTGATGCCGCTCACCGTCAGGCTCTTCGGCGTGATATTCGCTGTGGTTGACGTGTTACCGGAAACCAGAAGGTAATTACCGGCATCCGCGCCCTGCAGGGCGAAACCGGTAAAGGTAACCGCCTTGTTGTAACCCACATTCTTATCCGCAAAACCGGTCACCGTGCCGGTGTCGATACCGACGCTGTCGCCGCTAATCACCCCGGTCAAAGTTAATGTTACGCCAGACAGACTGATATCGGTGGTGCCATCATAAACCTTGCTGCCCTGGCCATGCAGGTCAAAACCGAGCTGCTTTGGCGTTATATCTGCTGATGTCGTATCGCTGGTGCTCGTCAGCGCATAGTTGCCGGCATCGGCGCCCGAAAGCGTGATGCCGCTGACGCTCACAGTCTTGCCGACAGCCGCGTTCTTGTCGCTGAAGTTGCCGACCAGGGCGCCGGCATTGATGGACAGATCGTCACCGCTGATTATGCCGCTGAACACCGCGGCGCCGGTCTGCAGGGTAGCATCGGTGGTGCCGTCATAGACCTTGTCGTCAGCGGTGATGCCGCTCACCGTCAGGCTCTTCGCGGTAATATCCGCAGTGACGCTGTCGATGGTGGCCGTCAGCGCATAGTTGCCGGCATCGGCGCCCGTGAGCGTGATGCCGCTGATGCTCACAGTCTTGCCGACAGCCGCGTTCTTGTCGCTGAAGCTGCCGATCAGGGCGCCGGCATTGATGGACAGATCGTCACCGCTGATTATGCCGCTGAACACCGCGGCGCCGGTCTGCAGGCTGGCATCGGTGGTGCCGTCATAGACCTTGTCGTCAGCGGTGATGCCACTCACCGTCAGGCTCTTCACTGTGATTTCGCCTGTGATGCCGCTGGCATCGGCGCTCGCCATTTGGTAGCCATAGACCACGGCTGCGCCGTTGCTGGCGGAGACCAGTGACACGCCTGTCGCGGTCACAGTCTTGCCGGCACCCACATTCTTATCATCATAGCTGGCCGAGGTCGGTGCGCTAAGGATCACACTGTCGCCATCCACCACGCCGCTCAACACCGACAGATCGCCGACGCCAACGGACGCATCCACTGTACCGTCATAGACCTTGCTGATTGAACCAGTGACGGCAGCCGTTAGTGTCGGCGCCAGTTCGTACAGGAAGCCGTTGCCGCTCCCCAGAACAGTGCTGCTGCCATGGACAGCGTTGTACTGCTTGAAGTCGTAGCTCAGGCCGCCGCGTGTATCTCCAGCCGGATCGTCAGACCACACCAGCCAGCGGCCGTTGGCGGCGGACAGCACCGCCGCACCGGCATTGTTGGTGAAGCTATCGCCGTAAATGTCTATCGCCGTGCCCGTACCGGCCGCGGTGAGTGAGGTGTTGCTGTCCAGTACCACACCGGAACCGGCGGTGGGACCTTCATTGCCGAGCACAATAGTGTCGGCAGTAATCGCACCGTCCAGGGTGATGTCCCCACTCTCGGCATTTGTCTTACCTGCGCCGTCGCGGATCAACAATTCCACCGCGCCCGTACCAGCATCAAGGCTCACCCCGCTGGCCAGGGAAATCACCGCCGCCCCCGCATCGCGATCGGCATCTACCACGCTATTGGCCAGCGTGTCGTTGGCGTAAAGATAAAGCGCCCCGTTATCGGTGGTGATGTCGGCATCGACCAGAATGGAGCGGCCGGCATTGAGGCTCAGTGCGCCGCCATCGCCCGAGGCATTGTCAACGATGACGGCACTGCTGACGGTGATGTCGTTAGACGCCTGCAGGGTAACGCTGGCGCCGGTCGAGAGTTGCGCAGCCAAGTCGCTGGCCAGCACATTGGCAGTCTGGCCTGAAAGTGAGACATAAGTAGTTGCATCGTTTAGTGGTGTCGTGAGCGATACTTCGGTGCCAATGAAGAGATAGACCCCGCCACTGCCGTCCTCGATATTGCCAACGCCGTCGTAACCGGCAGCGCCCACCGCCAGCAAATCACCGTTCGCGTTGAGTGATATCGCCGAGCCGAAGGCATCATCCGCCTCCAGGCTGCTCACTGCGACGTCATAACCCGTGCTGTAGCCGAACCCCAGTGTAGTCTCCAGGGAACCGCCGGTAAAACTGGTATCGGTAAAATCGAACAGGTAGGCCGCGCCGCTGTCACTCGCAACATTACCATCGCCGTCATCACCGGAGGCGCCCACCGCCAACTGATCGCCTGCGGCGTTGAACGACACAGAAGAACCGAAGGCATCACCCGCCTCGAGGCTCGTGACATCAATATTCTTGCCGCCGCTGTAACCGCTGCCAAGGGTAGCTTCCAGCGCCCCGCCGGTGAAGTCGGCGTCGCTGAAACTGAACAGATGGACCGCGCCGCTGTCACTCGCACCGTTGGCGCTGCCGTCGTCGCCGGAGGCGCCGACGACCAGGCGGTCGCCGGTAGCGTTGAGCGCCACCCCGCCGCCAAAAGCATCGCCTGCCTCCAGGTTGGCGACATCAATATTCTTGCTGCCACTGTAACCGCTGCCGAGGGTAGCTTCCAGCGCCCCGCCGGTGAAATCGGCGTCGCTGAAACTGAACAGATAGACCGCGCCGCTGTCGCTCGCACCGTTGCCACTGCCGTCATCGCCGGAGGCGCCGACGACCAGGCGGTCGCCCGCAGCATTGAGTGATACGCCGCTGCCGAAGCCATCGTCCGCCTCCAGATTGGCGACATCGACATTCTTGCCGCCGCTGTAACCACTGCCCAAGGTAGCCTCCAGCACTCCGCCGGTGAAATCGCTATCTGTAAAACTGAAGAAATACGCCGCTCCGCTGTCACTTACGCCATTGCCACTGCCGTCATCGCCGGAGGCGCCGACAACCAGGCGGTCACCCGCAGCATTCAGCGCCACCCCGCTGCCGAAGGCATCGCTGGCCTCCAGGGCGGCCACATCTACATTCTTGCCGCCGCTGTAGCCGCTGCCGGCGATCGCCTCCAGAGCACCGCCGGAAAAGGCCACATCGGTAAAACTGAAAAGATATGCCGCACCGCTGTCGGTGACGGATTCGCCAATGCCGTCATCGCCCCATGCCCCCACGGCCAAGCGATCGCCCGCGGCGTTGAGGGAGGTGGAGATACCGAAGGCATCGTTGCCGGTCTCCAGCTCCGCCACATTGACATCCTTACCGGCGACATAGCCACCGCCCATGGTTGCCTGAAGGCTACCGCCGGAGAAGCTGGTGTCGCTGAAACTGAAGAGATAGACCGCACCGGCATAGGTTTTGGCATTGCCGTAACCATCATCTCTATATGCCCCAACCGCCAGACGGTCGCCGGCGGCGTTGAGAGACACTGCGTGGCCAAAATAATCGCCCGACTCCACCGGCCCGGTCATATCGATGTTCTTGCCGCCGGTCTCACCAACACCGATGGCGGCCTCCCACACGCCACCATTGAAATCGCCATCGGTGAAACTGATGAGATAGACTTTGCTATTTGTTCCCGATGTTCCTGCTGCTAGCCGGTCACCAGCGGCATTAAGCGAAATGCTTTCGCCAAAGCCAGGAATAGTGTCGACATAGACATCTTTAACACCGGTTGGCGAGTTATCGACCGTAGCCTCCAGCGCGACCCCGGAAAAACTGGTGTCGCTAAAGCTATAAAGGTAAACTGCTCGTTTTCCCGGAACGCCCACAGCGAGCCGATCACCAGCTGCATTCAGCGAAACACCCCGACCAAAAAAGTCGTACTGATTCAGAGACAAAGGGAGATTCTTACCGCCGGATGAGGTTCGGGCGCCAATCTCTGCCTCCAGCACCCCGCCGGAAAAACTGGTATCGGTAAAACTATACAGATACACTTTACCTGGATAGTTGTCAGTATTACCTATCCATGCGCCAACGGCTAGGCGGTCCCCCGCCGCATTCAGCGATACAGATGAGCCGAAATAATAGTGGGCCCCTAGCGTCGTCTCGTCTATATTCTTGCCGCCGGTATAATCTGCGCCGATAGTGGCCTCCAGCACCCCGCCGGAAAAGCTGGTGTCGGTAAAGCTAAACAGATGCACTGCGCCCGAACCGATCACATTGTTATTGGCACCATAATCATAAACCTCCCCAACTGCCAGTCGATCACCGGCGGCATTGAGCGATACTGAAAGACCAAATCCCTCTCCTGCTCTGGCCACGTGGCTAGTCGTATCGATGTTCTTGCCACCGGTGTAACCATAGCCAATAAGGGCTTCCAGCGCCCCGCCCGAGAACTCGGTGTCCGCGAAGCTGAAGAGATACACTGCACCCGCTCTTGTTTTGTTATTAGCAGCGCCATCATCGTAATCGGCACCAACTGCCAGCCGGTCGCCCGCGGCATTGAGCGCCACCGCTCGGCCGAACTGGTCGCCGGCCTCCAATTCGGTATCGATATCAATGATGGAGCCCATGATGCCGGCATAGGCCCAGCTCTCAATGATGTTCTCATCACCAATGATGATGTCCTTGGGGTCGAGCAGCAACTGGCCACCACCAAGGGTCACGCCGGAGAGCGCCACTTTGCGCAGTTCACCGGCGGAGGAGAGCTCCACCGAGCCACCGCCGACAGCACCGGTGGCATCGACGCTGCCCAGGAAGGTGGTCTGCGTGTCCGACCAGACCACGACCGTGCCGCCCTGGCCGTTACCGCCGCTCACATTGATAGCGGTAGCGTCATTGACGAAGCTGGTGTCGGCATTGCGAATGGAATCGGTGTCGCCCCAGCGACCAAGGAAACTGTCGTAATATGGCTGGGCGGGATCCGGCGTCTTGCCACCCTGGAAAGCGCCACCGATGCGCACCAGGCCACCGCTATCGCCACCGCTCGCATCAATGTCGGCCGAAAGCAAGTATACGGCATTGGCGGTGATGTCGATGTATCCGCCTTCACCCTGCACGCCATCGGCGCGGTAACTGCCGGAACTGGCGAACTTGCCTCCTCCGTCCACACTGATACTGCCGCCGTTTTCGCTACCACTGGCATCGGTGCTGCCTGTAGTGATTTCCATGATACGTTCTGCACGGTAATGAATAATGCCGCCGTCACCATTGCGGCCTTTGGCATGCACTTTGTCGGCCAGCGAAAGTAGGCCCTCGCTGGCAACATTGATGCTACCACCGTTGACGCCGTCAGCGCCGATGTCGCCGCCGAGCATCACGGTCTGGCCATCGATGGCGATACTGCCGCCGTCATGGCTGTCGCTGCCGGCATTGAGCGTACCGGTGTTTGTGACGCTGCCGCCGTCGAGCAGGATGCGGCCGCCATGTTGGGTGATGCCTTCAGCTTCGATAATGCCGCTGTTGTTCACCACGCTGGAGAGCAAGTCCCGGGCACTGCCTGCGGTGAGGATCACCACACCGTCACCGGCGCGTATGGCGCCTTTGTTCTCGATCAGCCTGTCCAGGTCACTCCGGTTGACCGTGACGGTGACCAGACCGTCACCGGAGAAGTCGAGAGTGATATCGT
This region includes:
- a CDS encoding YDG domain-containing protein, producing the protein MYLYSFTDTSFSGGVLEAEIGARTSSGGKNLPLSLNQYDFFGRGVSLNAAGDRLAVGVPGKRAVYLYSFSDTSFSGVALEATVDNSPTGVKDVYVDTIPGFGESISLNAAGDRLAAGTSGTNSKVYLISFTDGDFNGGVWEAAIGVGETGGKNIDMTGPVESGDYFGHAVSLNAAGDRLAVGAYRDDGYGNAKTYAGAVYLFSFSDTSFSGGSLQATMGGGYVAGKDVNVAELETGNDAFGISTSLNAAGDRLAVGAWGDDGIGESVTDSGAAYLFSFTDVAFSGGALEAIAGSGYSGGKNVDVAALEASDAFGSGVALNAAGDRLVVGASGDDGSGNGVSDSGAAYFFSFTDSDFTGGVLEATLGSGYSGGKNVDVANLEADDGFGSGVSLNAAGDRLVVGASGDDGSGNGASDSGAVYLFSFSDADFTGGALEATLGSGYSGSKNIDVANLEAGDAFGGGVALNATGDRLVVGASGDDGSANGASDSGAVHLFSFSDADFTGGALEATLGSGYSGGKNIDVTSLEAGDAFGSSVSFNAAGDQLAVGASGDDGDGNVASDSGAAYLFDFTDTSFTGGSLETTLGFGYSTGYDVAVSSLEADDAFGSAISLNANGDLLAVGAAGYDGVGNIEDGSGGVYLFIGTEVSLTTPLNDATTYVSLSGQTANVLASDLAAQLSTGASVTLQASNDITVSSAVIVDNASGDGGALSLNAGRSILVDADITTDNGALYLYANDTLANSVVDADRDAGAAVISLASGVSLDAGTGAVELLIRDGAGKTNAESGDITLDGAITADTIVLGNEGPTAGSGVVLDSNTSLTAAGTGTAIDIYGDSFTNNAGAAVLSAANGRWLVWSDDPAGDTRGGLSYDFKQYNAVHGSSTVLGSGNGFLYELAPTLTAAVTGSISKVYDGTVDASVGVGDLSVLSGVVDGDSVILSAPTSASYDDKNVGAGKTVTATGVSLVSASNGAAVVYGYQMASADASGITGEITVKSLTVSGITADDKVYDGTTDASLQTGAAVFSGIISGDDLSINAGALIGSFSDKNAAVGKTVSISGITLTGADAGNYALTATIDSVTADITAKSLTVSGITADDKVYDGTTDATLQTGAAVFSGIISGDDLSINAGALVGNFSDKNAAVGKTVSVSGITLSGADAGNYALTSTSDTTSADITPKQLGFDLHGQGSKVYDGTTDISLSGVTLTLTGVISGDSVGIDTGTVTGFADKNVGYNKAVTFTGFALQGADAGNYLLVSGNTSTTANITPKSLTVSGITADNKVYDGTTDAVLQIAAAVLDGLVDGDDLNLDASALVGSFSDKNAGTDKTVSVSGITLLGADAGNYALTATTGTTTADITVKSLTVIGITAENKTYDGNTDATISSYGSLSGIVAGDSVALDTNNVSASFEDPNPGNKKAIIVRMELTGLDSGNYVLPDQAATADIYSAENPPAIPADGPVDPGGPADPFTPKPLFEGNSEGSGFDGYFTVDSGDSISDMPNSVSEHQTGGHIDFEGDERIEPFSLSIEGDTAELSIGDGEIYTVVEGDNLWDIAGLSSVYGEPQGWPRIYTVNGEQITNPDLIYPGQQLKIEHHGVKSFGITVPVFTQRGDTLESNGVLAVNAYRVEHQDNRWSASPTDIPDVSAPSIDMDGARFVTVPVTMPGDLEAKLRVGITKDDVLLIEASHEVRAEYDERHILLLAIVVAKHRLDVDPETIRAVVFQDK
- a CDS encoding SapC family protein — its product is MNLSGLSSDRHRNIKFRRITSYDHVESHHTASITTVEIAKAALCYPVLFLQRQGVFHPVVLLGLAANENLYLEGSSWRGVYVPASIRAYPFRLAGEHVLIDESAPHFSNSEGETLFTDTGDPTQALCDALGFLRACNDAENDTQKWCKYLDERDLLVERCLEVISPQGARYRVNGYYVVDQAAISCLPDIEIATLEREGVLSLIHAHLHSLEHLTELAAQRDAIT
- a CDS encoding peptidylprolyl isomerase; the protein is MAKILISVVLGMLMTITVLEAKENGYAVLTTAQLRQQLTSQLPDEQKQRISDELEAQDEILAEVARLQLEGDKQVKTEIELARRKVLVQAYWQYFFKRNPVQESDAREVYNQLRQLNGDKQYRLSQIVVSDEGAARKVLDALKDRNSFAKLAKEMSLDATTAQQGGDLGWRWKSDLVPEFRRVVDLLEKGEYTTPPVALANGYVILTLDGVRQQTFPGFEKLRSHLMKILGFQAQQMELRRIRKKSN